One region of Gorilla gorilla gorilla isolate KB3781 chromosome 15, NHGRI_mGorGor1-v2.1_pri, whole genome shotgun sequence genomic DNA includes:
- the LBHD2 gene encoding LBH domain-containing protein 2 → MSTPWPAPPQPGAAEGAGGPEGKPVAGAWEKGPRLGQRLPSIVVEPSEADPVESGELRRPLESAQRGPSQSRAAAAPSPSLPGEPGKAADNAGSECACSEDPAAPARG, encoded by the exons atgAGCACCCCCTGGCCTGCTCCACCACAGCCAGGCGCTGCTGAGGGGGCTGGAGGCCCAGAAGGGAAG CCTGTGGCAGGTGCCTGGGAGAAGGGCCCTCGGCTGGGCCAGCGGCTGCCCTCAATCGTGGTGGAGCCCAGCGAGGCGGACCCTGTGGAAAGTGGGGAGCTGCGCCGGCCCCTGGAGAGTGCCCAGAGGGGCCCCTCTCAGAGCCGGGCTGCTGCTG CCCCCTCGCCGAGTCTGCCCGGAGAACCAGGGAAAGCTGCAGATAATGCTGGCAGCGAGTGTGCCTGCTCCGAGGACCCAGCAGCCCCGGCCCGGGGATAG